One region of Thiorhodovibrio frisius genomic DNA includes:
- a CDS encoding UDP-glucose dehydrogenase family protein, producing MEITIFGSGYVGLVTGACLAEVGNDVLCVDIDQRKIDLLNSGGVPIFEPGLEALIARNREAGRLSFTTDAAAGIAHGLFQFIAVGTPPDEDGSADLSHVLAVADIIGRNLTEYRIVVDKSTVPVGTADQVAARIRERLSARGETIEFDVVSNPEFLKEGAAIEDFMRPDRIIVGTDNPRTGELLRALYAPFNRNRDRLVLMDVRSAELTKYAANAMLATKISFMNELANVAEAVGADIERVRIGIGSDPRIGYQFIYPGCGYGGSCFPKDVRALERTARSKGYQAELLQAVEAVNDRQKDLLFSKIAEYFNGNLDGKTFALWGLAFKPNTDDMREASSRRLMEQLWAAGARVRAFDPVAAEEAKRLYGERTDLELVENRMAAVTGADAVVIVTEWNEFRSPDLTAVKAQLRSPVIFDGRNLFNPSQVNSTGLTYISIGRQPACVA from the coding sequence ATGGAAATCACCATCTTCGGAAGCGGCTATGTCGGGCTCGTCACCGGCGCTTGCCTGGCGGAAGTCGGCAATGACGTGCTCTGCGTCGATATCGATCAGCGCAAAATCGATCTGCTCAACAGCGGGGGCGTGCCCATCTTCGAGCCCGGTCTTGAGGCCCTGATTGCCCGCAACCGGGAGGCTGGTCGACTTTCCTTCACTACAGACGCGGCCGCCGGCATCGCCCATGGATTGTTTCAGTTCATCGCCGTCGGCACACCACCGGACGAAGACGGCTCGGCCGATCTCTCGCATGTCCTTGCAGTTGCCGACATCATCGGTCGGAATCTGACCGAGTATCGCATTGTGGTCGATAAATCCACCGTGCCGGTCGGCACCGCCGACCAGGTCGCCGCGCGCATCCGCGAGCGCCTGAGCGCGCGCGGCGAGACGATCGAATTCGACGTCGTTTCCAACCCCGAATTCCTCAAGGAAGGCGCGGCCATCGAGGACTTCATGCGACCCGACCGCATTATTGTCGGCACCGACAATCCGCGCACTGGCGAACTGCTGCGGGCGCTTTACGCGCCCTTCAACCGCAACCGCGACCGCTTGGTGCTGATGGACGTGCGCTCGGCCGAGCTGACCAAATACGCCGCCAATGCCATGCTCGCAACCAAAATCAGCTTTATGAACGAGCTTGCCAATGTCGCTGAGGCCGTCGGCGCCGACATCGAGCGAGTGCGCATCGGCATCGGCTCGGACCCGCGCATCGGCTACCAATTCATTTACCCAGGCTGCGGCTATGGTGGCTCTTGTTTCCCCAAAGACGTACGCGCACTCGAGCGCACGGCCCGCTCCAAAGGTTATCAAGCCGAACTGCTGCAGGCCGTCGAAGCGGTGAATGATCGCCAGAAGGATCTGCTCTTCAGCAAGATCGCGGAGTATTTCAATGGCAACCTTGATGGCAAGACCTTCGCGCTCTGGGGCCTCGCCTTCAAACCCAACACCGACGACATGCGGGAAGCCTCCAGCCGTCGCCTGATGGAACAGCTCTGGGCCGCCGGTGCGCGGGTGCGGGCCTTTGACCCGGTCGCGGCCGAGGAGGCCAAGCGACTGTATGGAGAGCGCACGGATTTGGAACTGGTCGAGAACCGCATGGCGGCCGTCACGGGCGCCGATGCCGTGGTCATCGTCACTGAGTGGAACGAGTTCCGCAGCCCAGACCTGACCGCGGTCAAAGCGCAGCTGCGCTCGCCGGTGATCTTCGACGGGCGCAATCTGTTCAATCCCTCGCAGGTGAACAGCACGGGCCTCACCTATATCTCGATCGGACGCCAACCCGCCTGCGTCGCCTGA
- the tuf gene encoding elongation factor Tu has product MSKEKFERKKPHVNVGTIGHVDHGKTTLTAAITVTQAKKFGGEARAYDQIDNAPEERERGITIATAHVEYESDNRHYAHVDCPGHADYVKNMITGAAQMDGAILVVSAADGPMPQTREHILLSRQVGVPYIVVYLNKADMVDDAELLELVEMEVRELLDSYDFPGDDTPIITGSALKALEGDESEIGTQSIAKLVDALDSFIPEPERAIDGAFLMPIEDVFSISGRGTVVTGRVERGIIKVGEEVAIVGIKDTVKTICTGVEMFRKLLDQGQAGDNIGALLRGTKRDDVERGQVLAKPGSITPHTHFEAEVYVLSKEEGGRHTPFFNGYRPQFYFRTTDVTGACELPEGIEMVMPGDNVKMVIKLIAPIAMEDGLRFAVREGGRTVGAGVVAKIIE; this is encoded by the coding sequence ATGTCCAAAGAGAAATTCGAACGCAAGAAGCCGCACGTCAACGTGGGGACCATTGGCCATGTAGACCATGGCAAGACCACGCTGACAGCGGCCATCACCGTCACCCAGGCGAAGAAATTCGGTGGTGAAGCGCGCGCCTACGATCAAATCGACAACGCCCCTGAAGAGCGCGAGCGCGGCATCACCATTGCCACCGCCCACGTCGAATACGAAAGCGACAACCGTCACTACGCCCACGTCGACTGCCCCGGTCATGCTGACTACGTCAAGAACATGATCACCGGCGCGGCGCAGATGGACGGCGCGATCCTTGTGGTATCAGCCGCTGACGGCCCCATGCCCCAGACCCGCGAGCACATCCTGCTCTCGCGTCAGGTCGGTGTGCCCTACATCGTGGTGTACCTCAACAAAGCCGACATGGTCGACGACGCCGAGCTGCTTGAACTGGTTGAAATGGAAGTGCGCGAACTGCTCGACAGCTACGACTTCCCCGGCGACGACACCCCCATCATCACCGGCTCCGCGCTCAAAGCCCTTGAAGGCGACGAGAGTGAAATTGGCACCCAGAGCATCGCCAAACTCGTCGACGCCCTTGACAGCTTCATCCCTGAGCCCGAGCGTGCCATTGACGGCGCCTTCCTGATGCCCATCGAAGACGTCTTCTCCATCTCCGGTCGCGGTACCGTCGTTACCGGTCGTGTCGAGCGCGGCATCATCAAAGTGGGCGAAGAAGTCGCCATTGTTGGCATCAAAGACACCGTCAAGACCATCTGCACCGGTGTTGAGATGTTCCGCAAGCTGCTCGACCAAGGTCAAGCCGGCGACAACATCGGCGCCCTGCTGCGCGGCACCAAGCGCGACGACGTCGAGCGCGGCCAAGTCTTGGCCAAGCCTGGCAGCATCACCCCGCACACCCACTTCGAGGCGGAAGTCTACGTGCTGAGCAAAGAAGAGGGTGGGCGTCACACCCCCTTCTTCAACGGCTACCGTCCGCAGTTCTACTTCCGCACCACCGACGTCACCGGTGCCTGCGAACTGCCCGAAGGCATCGAAATGGTCATGCCCGGTGACAACGTCAAAATGGTCATCAAGCTGATCGCCCCCATCGCCATGGAAGACGGTCTGCGCTTTGCAGTGCGCGAAGGTGGCCGCACCGTCGGCGCCGGCGTGGTCGCAAAGATTATCGAGTAA
- the secE gene encoding preprotein translocase subunit SecE encodes MNARAETGASKLDTLKLAVAVAILVASIWGFYFFANYSLLLRVIVLLAIAAGSMAIVLTSGPGRKLWRFASDSRMELRRVVWPSRQETMQTTLVVMVMVLVLGILLWLFDTLLMSILRLLTGHGG; translated from the coding sequence ATGAATGCACGAGCCGAGACAGGCGCGTCCAAACTGGATACGCTAAAGCTCGCAGTTGCTGTTGCCATTCTAGTGGCCAGCATCTGGGGCTTTTATTTTTTCGCGAACTACTCCCTGTTGTTGCGCGTCATTGTCCTGCTTGCTATTGCGGCGGGATCGATGGCTATCGTGCTGACGTCGGGACCGGGTCGCAAATTGTGGCGTTTTGCCTCGGATTCGCGCATGGAATTGCGGCGGGTCGTTTGGCCCAGTCGCCAGGAAACCATGCAGACCACCTTGGTGGTGATGGTGATGGTTCTGGTCCTTGGCATCCTTCTTTGGCTGTTTGACACCCTGCTGATGTCGATTTTGCGTCTGCTGACCGGGCACGGGGGCTGA
- the nusG gene encoding transcription termination/antitermination protein NusG, with protein MAMRWYVIHAFSGFEAQVRRSLLDRIKRDGKEEFFGDILVPTEEVVEIRGGQQRKSERKFFPGYVLIHMEMTDETWHLVKDIPRVMGFIGGQGDRPAPIPDAQAEAILQRVQEGVEKPRPKVLYEPGEVVRVTDGPFTDFNGVVEEVDYDKSRVKVSVLIFGRSTPVDLEFGQIEKG; from the coding sequence ATGGCCATGCGCTGGTACGTGATTCACGCCTTTTCTGGCTTCGAGGCTCAGGTTCGACGTTCGTTGCTTGATCGCATCAAACGCGACGGTAAGGAAGAGTTTTTTGGCGATATTCTGGTGCCGACCGAAGAGGTGGTGGAAATCCGTGGTGGGCAACAGCGCAAGAGCGAGCGCAAATTTTTCCCCGGCTATGTCCTGATCCACATGGAAATGACTGACGAGACCTGGCATCTCGTTAAGGACATTCCAAGGGTCATGGGCTTTATTGGTGGACAGGGTGATCGCCCGGCACCGATTCCTGATGCGCAAGCCGAGGCCATCTTGCAGCGGGTGCAGGAAGGTGTCGAGAAACCCAGGCCCAAGGTGCTCTATGAGCCCGGAGAAGTGGTGCGGGTCACCGACGGGCCTTTTACCGATTTCAACGGTGTGGTCGAGGAAGTGGATTACGACAAGAGTCGGGTGAAGGTGTCGGTACTGATTTTTGGCCGTTCAACACCGGTGGATCTGGAGTTTGGTCAGATTGAGAAGGGATGA
- the rplK gene encoding 50S ribosomal protein L11 has protein sequence MAKKISAYIKLQVKAGEANPSPPVGPALGQHGVNIMEFCKAFNAKTQELEKGLPTPVVITVYSDRSFTFVTKTPPASILLKKAAGIDKGSPIPNLNKVGTVSRAQLEEIANTKMPDLNAADLDAAVRTIAGSARAMGLNVEGVE, from the coding sequence ATGGCAAAAAAAATATCCGCCTATATCAAATTGCAGGTGAAGGCCGGAGAAGCGAATCCCAGCCCACCGGTTGGCCCCGCGTTGGGTCAGCACGGTGTTAACATTATGGAGTTCTGCAAGGCATTTAATGCCAAGACGCAGGAACTCGAGAAAGGCTTGCCAACTCCGGTTGTCATCACCGTCTATTCAGATCGCAGCTTTACCTTTGTCACCAAAACACCCCCGGCGTCTATTCTGCTCAAGAAAGCCGCTGGCATCGATAAAGGCAGTCCCATACCTAATCTGAATAAGGTTGGCACTGTCAGTCGCGCGCAGCTTGAGGAGATCGCCAACACCAAGATGCCAGACCTCAATGCCGCTGATCTTGATGCGGCAGTGCGCACCATTGCCGGTAGCGCCAGAGCCATGGGTTTGAACGTGGAGGGTGTTGAGTAA
- the rplA gene encoding 50S ribosomal protein L1: protein MAKSSKRARAIAEKIEPGRIYEAEEAFSLLKEVSTVKFRENIDVSVNLGVDPRKSDQVVRGAALLPHGIGKTVRVAVFTQGANADAATAAGADRVGMDDLAEDMKAGNLDYDVVIASPDAMRVVGQLGKLLGPRGLMPNPKVGTVTPNVAEAVENAKAGQVRFRADKGGIIHCPLGKMDFEPVKLKENLEALLASLLKIKPSAAKGIYMKKVTVSSTMGPGLTVDHSGLSF, encoded by the coding sequence ATGGCCAAGTCAAGCAAGCGCGCACGCGCGATCGCGGAGAAGATCGAGCCGGGCCGCATCTACGAAGCGGAAGAGGCATTTTCCTTGCTCAAGGAAGTCTCAACGGTCAAATTCCGCGAAAACATTGATGTCTCCGTCAATCTCGGAGTTGATCCACGTAAATCCGACCAAGTCGTGCGCGGTGCGGCCCTGCTGCCCCATGGCATCGGTAAGACGGTGCGCGTGGCTGTCTTCACCCAGGGTGCGAATGCGGACGCCGCTACTGCCGCTGGTGCGGATCGGGTTGGCATGGATGACCTGGCCGAGGACATGAAAGCCGGTAATCTCGACTACGACGTCGTCATTGCCTCGCCTGACGCCATGCGGGTGGTTGGGCAACTCGGCAAGCTGCTTGGTCCGCGCGGACTCATGCCTAACCCTAAGGTTGGCACAGTGACGCCCAATGTGGCCGAGGCGGTCGAGAACGCCAAAGCAGGGCAAGTTCGCTTCCGCGCTGACAAGGGCGGGATTATTCACTGCCCGCTCGGCAAAATGGATTTCGAGCCGGTCAAGCTCAAGGAAAATCTTGAAGCGCTGCTCGCCAGTCTGTTGAAGATTAAGCCGAGTGCCGCCAAGGGCATTTACATGAAAAAGGTTACTGTCTCCTCCACCATGGGGCCGGGCCTGACTGTCGATCACAGTGGGCTGAGTTTCTAA
- the rplJ gene encoding 50S ribosomal protein L10: MALTYAQKETVVAEVAEVAKTAYSAIGAEYRGLTVAQMTALRVEARKAGVYVRVVKNTLAKRALADTEFACMNDGLRGPLLLAFGQEDPGSVARIAEAFAKDHDKFEVKLIAISGKLLEPAQLSALAKMPTYDEAISQLMAVMKAPVQKLAATINEVPSKLVRTLAAVRDAKEAA, from the coding sequence GTGGCGCTGACTTACGCCCAGAAAGAAACGGTCGTTGCCGAAGTCGCGGAGGTCGCGAAAACAGCCTATTCGGCCATTGGTGCCGAGTATCGGGGCTTGACGGTCGCGCAGATGACGGCCCTGCGTGTCGAGGCGCGCAAGGCCGGTGTCTATGTCCGTGTGGTCAAGAATACGCTTGCTAAGCGGGCGTTGGCCGATACCGAGTTTGCCTGTATGAACGACGGTCTACGTGGGCCTTTGTTGCTCGCTTTTGGCCAGGAAGATCCAGGCTCTGTGGCGCGTATTGCCGAGGCTTTCGCGAAAGACCATGACAAGTTCGAGGTTAAGCTGATTGCCATCTCCGGCAAGCTGCTTGAACCAGCGCAACTATCGGCTCTGGCCAAAATGCCGACCTACGACGAGGCGATCAGCCAGTTGATGGCGGTGATGAAGGCGCCAGTGCAGAAACTTGCGGCAACGATCAACGAGGTGCCCAGCAAGCTGGTGCGCACCTTGGCGGCGGTTCGCGACGCCAAAGAGGCAGCCTGA
- the rplL gene encoding 50S ribosomal protein L7/L12, translated as MALTNEEILEAIAEKSVMDVVDLIEKMEEKFGVTAAAAVAAAPAAGAGGDAAAAEEQTEFDVILTSFGANKVGVIKAVRGLTGLGLKEAKDAVEGAPTTLKEGVSKADAEEAKKQLEEAGAAVEIK; from the coding sequence ATGGCTTTAACGAACGAAGAAATCCTTGAAGCCATCGCCGAGAAATCGGTGATGGATGTCGTCGATCTGATCGAGAAGATGGAAGAAAAATTTGGCGTGACCGCAGCGGCAGCTGTTGCTGCGGCCCCGGCAGCGGGCGCAGGTGGTGATGCTGCGGCGGCTGAGGAACAGACCGAATTCGACGTGATTCTGACCTCTTTTGGTGCCAACAAGGTTGGCGTCATCAAGGCGGTGCGCGGACTGACCGGCCTGGGTCTGAAGGAAGCCAAGGATGCGGTCGAGGGTGCGCCGACGACCTTGAAAGAGGGTGTTTCCAAGGCTGACGCCGAGGAAGCGAAGAAGCAGCTTGAAGAGGCCGGCGCTGCTGTCGAAATCAAATAG